From one Sardina pilchardus chromosome 6, fSarPil1.1, whole genome shotgun sequence genomic stretch:
- the cfap418 gene encoding cilia- and flagella-associated protein 418, with protein sequence MMMADDLDELLDEVEAKFCHDISLPPGQHNEVDQASEEQDLPRKIKRDATRDENDDIDMLLDELLDDDNNEDDVRNRSTNSKVGKAVRSGPKDLVTQKRRCCPVFVGGSTIPSGVGTSNSQRVCDQLRCISCDFRIASFDDHEWDSTCDYLFFRNNMPDCHRLRAKLRRRRGARAYACQCSWHSAVALTDLRDQPQLKWVCGKHDT encoded by the exons ATGATGATGGCAGATGATCTGGACGAACTGCTCGACGAAGTGGAAGCAAAGTTTTGCCACGACATTTCATTACCACCAGGTCAACACAATGAAGTGGACCAGGCCTCCGAAGAACAAGACTTACCTCG CAAAATCAAGCGGGACGCAACAAGAGATGAAAACGACGACATCGACATGCTGCTCGATGAGTTACTAGACGATGACAACAACGAAGATGATGTCAGAAACAGATCAACCAATTCTAAA GTTGGCAAAGCAGTCAGAAGTGGCCCCAAGGACCTAGTGACACAGAAAAGAAG ATGCTGTCCAGTGTTTGTTGGTGGCAGTACTATACCATCAGGTGTAGGAACAAGCAACTCACAAAG GGTATGTGACCAGCTCAGGTGCATCTCCTGTGATTTTCGAATCGCTTCATTTGATGATCACGAGTGGGACTCCACATGTGATTACCTCTTCTTTAG GAATAATATGCCGGACTGCCACCGACTACGGGCCAAGCTGAGGAGACGTAGGGGAGCACGGGCATACGCATGCCAATGCAGTTGGCATTCAGCTGTGGCGCTCACAGATCTCAGGGACCAACCCCAGCTCAAATGGGTCTGCGGCAAGCACGATACGTGA